In Tubulanus polymorphus chromosome 2, tnTubPoly1.2, whole genome shotgun sequence, a single window of DNA contains:
- the LOC141899539 gene encoding uncharacterized protein LOC141899539, protein MEDVNSCIVCKALCGESEFEDVTGSLLETIVKVKVLAELPFMLEPGTLSNRTDLKICRVCKGILEKIQDNIKHLKDRVARRRVNFARMQFRQSRSVNCERDADHGPHLSAELNCDSDGGSRDKLGLGLRQSSNESKESNSPCTVLSHTSCVSETEQLDQCREVRIRVPPSINATFIVLESSDNLTNDKAANSGGQNLLRSLIDQNDPKVTDVIATASYEKPHHVNLNAFEQKTKQPFSPITTVKNEVKHQAPIINVTSCDDNSSDSVRSSHNGHSLQHAGSVDIPVHHSNDMKRKRPLTTQSRSFDEDSRAKLARLEQLQTESNTASRSLTASPNPNHANRHVLLSKKLSPDVKALDLSLRTPGPGQPYTLCPNTVSLASLSPTLLRSMPLQHNKMSNSFDSLTTQLSHSFDRGASMERQNTEDSVVSFNSEDPEKESLHVSGEQDGKYPCEICGKNFEKKSFWKRHVVWYHNDQAYTCLQCGGKFAERFSLQIHESHEHGMNSTIPVNVPDQMLNQTQSRDNNLQKSRKKIQYCAQCHEHFTSKYDLLRHRVTTGHMGGAGGVCSDREEEELVNHTQKTKSSMSRLSPSSLITPKKLQHSWSANPYDSLMPRNTLTAPNPLIKTKGVSLDTGLAQAPIDETPVVPVTTAVDDSCDNKDLLGFRNVTMVKAASMDSGLNRGCSPASDEMVRSSSMNETNEQYVYSKEGNHLRVLEGPNVK, encoded by the exons ATGGAGGACGTGAATTCGTGTATAGTCTGTAAAGCGCTTTGTGGGGAATCCGAATTTGAAGATGTCACCGGTTCATTACTCGAAACTATCGTTAAAGTGAAGGTTTTAGCTGAGCTGCCGTTTATGCTCGAACCCGGAACTCTATCAAATCGAACTGACTTAAAGATATGTCGGGTATGTAAAGGCATTTTAGAGAAGATACAAgataatatcaaacatttaaAAGATCGAGTTGCTCGACGGAGGGTGAATTTTGCTCGTATGCAGTTCCGTCAGAGTCGCAGCGTGAATTGTGAAAGGGATGCCGACCACGGGCCGCATCTCTCGGCCGAGTTGAACTGTGACAGCGATGGTGGAAGTCGTGATAAGCTCGGATTAGGCTTACGTCAAAGTAGTAATGAATCTAAAGAGTCAAATTCCCCGTGTACTGTGCTCAGTCATACATCATGTGTATCCGAAACAGAACAACTTGATCAATGTAGAGAGGTGCGAATACGCGTACCGCCTTCTATCAATGCAACATTTATAGTTCTAGAATCATCGGACAATTTGACTAATGACAAAGCTGCTAACAGCGGCGGTCAAAATTTACTGAGGTCATTAATCGATCAAAATGATCCTAAAGTTACCGACGTCATCGCGACTGCATCTTATGAGAAACCTCACCACGTTAATCTCAACGCATTTGAACAAAAAACGAAGCAGCCATTCTCTCCGATAACTACCGTTAAGAACGAAGTCAAACATCAAGCGCCGATTATAAACGTAACGTCGTGCGACGATAATTCATCGGATTCAGTGCGCAGTTCGCATAATGGTCATAGTCTACAACACGCCGGCAGTGTTGATATTCCTGTGCATCATTCCAATGATATGAAACGTAAACGACCATTGACAACTCAGTCTCGTTCATTCGATGAGGATAGTCGCGCGAAACTGGCGAGATTAGAACAATTGCAAACCGAGTCGAATACCGCAAGTCGTAGTTTGACGGCTAGTCCAAATCCGAATCATGCCAATAGACATGTCTTACTCTCGAAGAAACTCAGTCCAGATGTAAAAGCGCTTGATTTATCTTTGCGAACCCCGGGACCCGGACAGCCGTATACTTTATGCCCGAATACAGTTAGCCTCGCCTCTCTCTCACCGACTTTGTTACGTTCTATGCCTCTTCAACACAACAAAATGTCTAATTCATTTGACAGTCTTACGACTCAGTTGAGTCATTCATTTGATCGTGGAGCATCGATGGAAAGACAGAATACTGAAGATAGCGTGGTATCGTTCAATTCAGAAGATCCGGAAAAAGAAAGCCTGCATGTTTCAGGTGAACAAG ATGGTAAATACCCTTGTGAGATTTGTGGAAAAAACTTTGAGAAAAAAAGCTTTTGGAAGAGACACGTTGTATGGTACCATAATGACCAAGCTTACACATGTCTTCAGTGTGGAGGCAAATTTGCCGAACGTTTTTCTTTGCAAATCCATGAATCACATGAACACGGTATGAACAGTACAATCCCAGTCAACGTACCTGATCAGATGCTTAATCAGACTCAATCTAGAGACAACAATCTTCAAAAATCGCGCAAAAAAATTCAGTATTGCGCCCAATGTCACGAACATTTTACCTCAAAGTACGACTTGCTACGACATCGCGTAACAACCGGACATATGGGTGGAGCAGGCGGCGTGTGTTCAGATCGTGAAGAGGAAGAGTTGGTTAATCATACACAGAAAACAAAATCTAGTATGTCTCGTCTAAGCCCATCATCACTTATAACCCCCAAAAAACTGCAGCACTCATGGTCGGCAAATCCGTATGATTCATTGATGCCTCGTAATACACTCACAGCACCGAACCCCTTAATCAAAACAAAAGGTGTTTCTCTGGATACGGGTCTCGCGCAGGCACCGATTGATGAAACCCCTGTTGTACCGGTGACCACTGCAGTCGATGATTCATGCGATAATAAGGACCTGCTCGGGTTCAGAAATGTAACGATGGTGAAAGCAGCGTCAATGGATTCGGGATTGAATCGAGGATGTTCACCAGCGAGCGACGAGATGGTACGAAGTAGCAGTATGAACGAAACAAATGAGCAATATGTCTACAGTAAAGAAGGTAATCATCTTCGTGTTTTAGAAGGGCCGAACGTTAAGTGA